Proteins from a single region of Colias croceus chromosome Z, ilColCroc2.1:
- the LOC123705009 gene encoding putative nuclease HARBI1: protein MWVHRFIVTCPRQHLVNVCMMLQMHLTPEKYSISISTIKFPMTQREKEIIIADLSEKFGFPGVLGCIDGTHIAIIRPTDHEETFLNRKHFHSLNVLILCDSKLNIMYVDASFGGAAHDSYVWNHCPIKSHLQRLGRNEHCWLLGDSGYAQRPWMMTPILGAGSGTPEEYYTNLHCRVRNTVEWCIGVLKARWRCLLAHRVLHYDPVTAVKIVNACVVLHNIANMQNAEIPEIQASDAGSEHMSQDLGGSPMSPSGVRGRCITHLFP, encoded by the exons ATGTGGGTTCATCGTTTTATTGTAACATGTCCCAGGCAACATTTAGTAAATGTTTGCATGATGTTACAAATGCATTTAACACCCGAGAAGTACTCCATAAGTATATCAACTATCAAGTTCCCTATGACTCAAAGAGAAAAAGAAATCATAATAGCAGA cTTGAGTGAAAAATTTGGTTTTCCTGGAGTCCTTGGCTGCATTGATGGAACTCATATTGCCATAATCAGACCCACTGATCATGAAGAAACATTTCTAAATAGGaaacattttcattcattgaATGTTTTAATA TTATGTGATTCCAAATTAAACATTATGTATGTGGATGCATCATTTGGTGGTGCAGCACATGATTCCTATGTCTGGAACCATTGCCCAATAAAGTCCCACTTGCAAAGACTGGGACGTAATGAGCATTGCTGGCTCTTAG GTGACTCAGGATATGCGCAACGACCCTGGATGATGACACCAATATTAGGAGCAGGATCTGGGACACCTGAAGAATACTACACCAACCTTCATTGCCGTGTCAGAAATACTGTTGAATGGTGTATAGGGGTATTAAAAGCACGTTGGCGTTGTTTGTTGGCCCATAGAGTACTTCATTATGATCCAGTTACTGCTGTTAAAATAGTGAATGCATGTGTTGTCCTGCACAACATTGCAAATATGCAGAATGCCGAAATACCCGAAATACAGGCTTCTGATGCTGGAAGTGAACATATGTCTCAGGATTTAGGgggaagtcccatgtccccaagtggggtaaggggcagatgcattacaCATCTGTTTccctga